The sequence CCATGTTGAGGCTCCCCAAGATGTATGACTGCAAAGCAGGAAATATATAAACAAGCTCCCTTCACCATAGTCACTGGTCCGGTCAGTAAATTATTACTGGGGAGATAAGCTGAACTGGATATATTCAActtgggaaaaaaaatcaaaaactctttatagggattttttttattactagaaATAGCCAAGAAAATCTTCACAGTGCCCTCAATATAATTTACAACTACACATCGGTTCCATCTTCTCCTTAAGGTTTCCAAAACATTTAACtgcaattagaaataatttagccGTCTCTTACTGACCTGCTTGCTGGCTCTCAGGCTTGCAGTTCTCCCGCTCGGATGTTGTTTGAGAGGAGTAAACGGAGGACAACAAATTAAGGGAATTCACCAGCTGGTTCTGGATGGAGCTGAGCTTGGAAGCAGGTTGTCTTATGGCATTGGCCAGATCTGGATATCCATGTTCTAGACATGTCCACTGTTCCTGTAGAAGATCCTGGATTCGTTTTACATACTGTCCTATGGAAGCATCTGCAGGAGGTTGATGGACAGTGGGACGATGTCGAATATTGGCAGGTTCTTCACAAttggttttattaatttcacacatTTGGGGTTGGTGGATCGTGGACTCTGACAACGATTCCATTGCATCACCTTCTTTGACTTCATTCTTCATAACTTTCTCTATTTCCACTCGACATTCAACATTATCATCAACCAACATATTATCATGTACTGCTAAGACTGTGGTGTCGCCCTCCTGGTTGGACACTACCAAACTATGATGTGTGTCATCCGGCGGCTGATCCAGATCTACCGGTAGGACGTCACAACCTACTGACCTAGTGTCAACAACTATATTGGCATAGGTGTCTTTATCAAGATATTCCCTTTGCTCCTTAGCTTGGTCTTCTTCAGTGTTGACCGCCATATCCCTATAGTGTTTATTTTCTACTTCTCTTCTACTTTCCTCTGCCCTTTCCATCGTTTTTGTCAAATCTGTAATATACACATCCTTGGCCTTCAATTCATTGTTTTGCTTCTCCACCAAATCCCTAAGATTGTGCACCTCCCTGGCCCGGTCGTCCAGTCGTTTGGTCAAATCTGTTACCTGCTGTTTGATGGTTGAAAACGGTGAGTCGCTTACATTGTCATAACTGAACCGTCCGTTGACCTCTCCGTTTCCATTGTCCAAACTCTTAGCTTTTGTCTTGCTTTCTGAAAAGTCTGCTCCCTCCTGATCTTTTATGTTACCTAAAAATTGGGAAAGTGATTTAAGCTGAGTATTTAACTTGTTGTTTTTTCCTTCGAgcacatatatgtttttttgcagttctggaatagtttttaacTGTTCTTCAAGTTCTTTGATCTTTAGAAGTGCAGCTGCCAACTGGTCGTCGGACTTGATACGCGCTGAACCTACAGATTCCTCCGAGGAGCTCAGTCTACTATCACTGAACCTGCCGATGTTTGGTGTGACCTTTAAATAGTGGGTTTGATCTGAGGACGTTGTGCTTTGTGGAAGGCTGGCTGGAAGACTAGAAGCTCGAGCAAATTGTGGGCGATCTCTGCAGCCGCTAAAATCTTCAGACGTCAACTCCTGCAAAGTGGCATCGCTCATAATATCCTTCCTTCGATAATTTAACTCATGAACGTACCTTAAACGTAAAGAGGAGTCGTTGCCTGAAAACACCTGGGAGTCTTTTGTGTCGTTTCTATAGCTACTGGGGCTCCAGGTTCTGCTAGAGGCTGCAGAATAGGACTGTGACCCATTTTCCGGTACGCTAAAATTACGGGGCAGAGTGCTAAATTTGGATTGCTTTGCTCTTCTGTGGATGTGAATCCTTTTGATGGTATTCCCTTTTTCGATATCATGCACGTATTTCAAAAAGTCAAGGTCCAGGTGAAACCCGtaaggagtctccacagaataagaCACTCGGTTTTCCTTTGGTTCCTCCTTTGATTCAACATTTTCTccttggaaaaaaaaagaaacgagAAACAAACTTAATATTCCCAGACAATCTCCTATGGCAAGGACCCAAACATTCATTAAAATGGTCTTAACCAACCTCCAGCCTGTTCAGCATTTAGCGTCTCATGCATTAGTGATGCCCC is a genomic window of Rhinoderma darwinii isolate aRhiDar2 chromosome 7, aRhiDar2.hap1, whole genome shotgun sequence containing:
- the KANK4 gene encoding KN motif and ankyrin repeat domain-containing protein 4; translated protein: MEKTNGENVESKEEPKENRVSYSVETPYGFHLDLDFLKYVHDIEKGNTIKRIHIHRRAKQSKFSTLPRNFSVPENGSQSYSAASSRTWSPSSYRNDTKDSQVFSGNDSSLRLRYVHELNYRRKDIMSDATLQELTSEDFSGCRDRPQFARASSLPASLPQSTTSSDQTHYLKVTPNIGRFSDSRLSSSEESVGSARIKSDDQLAAALLKIKELEEQLKTIPELQKNIYVLEGKNNKLNTQLKSLSQFLGNIKDQEGADFSESKTKAKSLDNGNGEVNGRFSYDNVSDSPFSTIKQQVTDLTKRLDDRAREVHNLRDLVEKQNNELKAKDVYITDLTKTMERAEESRREVENKHYRDMAVNTEEDQAKEQREYLDKDTYANIVVDTRSVGCDVLPVDLDQPPDDTHHSLVVSNQEGDTTVLAVHDNMLVDDNVECRVEIEKVMKNEVKEGDAMESLSESTIHQPQMCEINKTNCEEPANIRHRPTVHQPPADASIGQYVKRIQDLLQEQWTCLEHGYPDLANAIRQPASKLSSIQNQLVNSLNLLSSVYSSQTTSERENCKPESQQAEASPRSSLKSIMKKKNSSSRSTGETHAKKNLQFVGVNGGYETTSSEDSSSSEDYGDSDGEKTELTPCSQDGNVGDHVDNAALVQHAEEELQETPGPTISEVQQSSQRCTVGETFRNECQILSRNLAELRTTTDNKLRQTLYTVCQEWFRVSSQKTSSPDLVAVYLEEFRSISPQLLQMVVNIADENGNTALHYSVSHSNFTIVKLLLDTGVCDVDHQNKAGYTPVMLTPLASAETDEDLEVVKALLTLGNVNLSASQGGQTALMLGVSHGRSDMVKVLLDCGADVNQTAEDGETALIIACQVGNLEIVKLLISHPDCDVELTDKAGNSALSIVLDSAHSEIAELLQAHTELRRSCPSSDMGEGGSL